The following coding sequences lie in one Alicyclobacillus curvatus genomic window:
- a CDS encoding serine hydrolase, protein MKLNTSKLKRLDDFLQSEVDAGRLPGAVYAVGIGEDVMHEHALGYAENLHGVTRPMKADTIFDLASLTKVTAALPSVLQLLDAGLIRLNDSVGLFLPEFSQGSKSSVSIRHLLTHSSGLISHRNYYELASSRAELLKLVAGESLDVPPDTTVVYSDLGFILLAQIVESVTGQQIDQYAAEHIFAPLGMHETVYCPDEGLHARIAATEEFPNLGVKVGVVHDENTYAMGGISGHAGLFAPLSDMVKYTQMWLSDENPVLSEAVRKAAVRSYTEHLNGHRGLGWTCRRDAYDHMGDLWPETAVGHTGFTGTSVALDPVSKLWMVFLTNDVHYGRENKTIVRLRGRVHNMVAAALTGM, encoded by the coding sequence ATGAAGCTGAATACGTCGAAGTTGAAGCGCCTGGACGACTTTTTGCAAAGCGAAGTGGATGCGGGCAGGCTACCCGGCGCTGTGTACGCAGTAGGGATTGGCGAAGACGTTATGCATGAGCACGCCCTTGGTTACGCCGAGAATCTGCACGGAGTCACAAGGCCCATGAAAGCGGATACCATTTTCGATCTCGCTTCCTTAACCAAGGTCACAGCCGCCCTCCCCTCCGTGTTGCAGCTCCTTGACGCAGGTCTGATTCGCCTCAACGACTCTGTCGGACTGTTTTTGCCGGAGTTTTCGCAAGGGAGCAAGTCATCCGTAAGCATCCGACACTTGTTGACCCATTCCTCCGGGCTGATTTCCCATCGCAACTATTACGAATTGGCTTCCTCGCGTGCGGAGCTACTGAAGCTAGTCGCCGGTGAGTCGCTCGACGTCCCACCGGATACGACGGTCGTGTACAGTGACCTTGGCTTTATCCTGCTTGCACAGATAGTTGAGTCCGTGACAGGGCAGCAAATTGACCAGTATGCCGCAGAGCACATCTTCGCACCCCTTGGCATGCATGAAACCGTCTACTGTCCAGACGAGGGCTTGCATGCACGGATTGCGGCTACAGAGGAGTTTCCGAATCTTGGCGTCAAAGTCGGCGTCGTTCACGACGAGAACACTTACGCGATGGGTGGAATCTCCGGGCACGCTGGCCTGTTTGCACCGCTGTCGGACATGGTCAAATACACACAAATGTGGCTCTCAGACGAGAATCCTGTGTTGTCGGAGGCTGTTCGCAAAGCTGCAGTTCGTTCCTACACTGAACACCTGAATGGACACCGGGGCCTTGGTTGGACCTGTCGGCGTGACGCCTACGACCATATGGGCGACCTGTGGCCAGAAACCGCTGTTGGCCACACAGGATTCACAGGTACCAGCGTTGCCCTCGATCCCGTTTCAAAGCTGTGGATGGTATTTTTGACGAACGATGTTCACTACGGACGCGAGAACAAAACCATTGTTCGCCTGCGCGGCCGTGTCCACAACATGGTGGCGGCTGCTTTGACAGGTATGTAG
- a CDS encoding ABC transporter permease, whose amino-acid sequence MAELETTVMDRRDNENPKPTNNTRRFIALHRFFQHRLALIGTIILIIMILASIAAPLLDPQSPSQQHLTDALAGPSAAHPLGTDDLGRDVLARVLYGGRISFVVGFGSMLILTVIGTLFGAISGFLGGAWDHLMMRFVDLMLSFPAIFLLLVVLNLLGGQASVTLMVLYLGIFGWGGLARIVRAQVLSVKELDFIVASRMGGAKSWRILARHVLPNIMAPVWVSTAFAMGGSMLAEASLDFLGFGLSPGIPSWGNMLDDAQNYIGSNPMMILIPGLTITIAVVAINFVGDGLRDALDPQSSIGMQRIG is encoded by the coding sequence ATGGCAGAACTTGAAACGACAGTGATGGACAGGCGTGACAACGAAAATCCAAAACCGACAAATAACACAAGGCGATTTATTGCACTGCATCGATTTTTCCAACACCGATTAGCGTTGATTGGTACGATTATATTGATCATCATGATTCTTGCCTCCATTGCGGCACCGCTGCTCGACCCTCAGAGTCCTTCCCAGCAGCACTTGACAGACGCTCTTGCGGGCCCAAGCGCTGCGCATCCACTTGGCACCGATGACCTGGGCAGGGATGTACTTGCACGGGTGCTCTACGGAGGACGAATTTCATTCGTCGTCGGTTTTGGTTCAATGCTCATCTTAACAGTCATTGGAACGCTGTTCGGTGCCATCTCCGGGTTTTTGGGCGGAGCATGGGACCATCTCATGATGCGTTTTGTCGACTTGATGCTTTCTTTCCCTGCGATATTTTTGCTTCTTGTCGTCCTGAACCTACTTGGCGGTCAGGCATCGGTCACACTAATGGTTCTGTATCTCGGGATATTTGGCTGGGGTGGACTGGCGCGTATTGTTCGAGCGCAGGTTCTTTCCGTGAAAGAATTGGATTTCATTGTGGCATCGAGAATGGGTGGAGCGAAGTCATGGCGGATTTTGGCTCGGCATGTCTTACCGAACATCATGGCTCCGGTCTGGGTGTCCACTGCATTCGCGATGGGCGGAAGCATGCTTGCTGAAGCCTCGCTTGATTTTCTCGGGTTTGGACTGTCACCAGGCATTCCGTCTTGGGGGAACATGCTCGATGACGCTCAGAACTACATCGGATCAAATCCAATGATGATTTTGATACCGGGGCTTACCATCACAATTGCGGTAGTTGCGATTAACTTTGTCGGCGACGGTTTGCGGGATGCGCTCGACCCGCAATCCAGCATTGGTATGCAGCGAATTGGGTGA
- a CDS encoding ABC transporter ATP-binding protein, translated as MSARVESLPTSQVAVAVRGLNVVYSTNAGEIPAVNNVNIDILAGKITGIIGESGSGKSTLMMGIMNAINKPGRITAGSVMVDGVGDMLKLDKEHQRRARGKDLGFVFQAAQNSLNPLRRIGNQVLDLGRSHNVKDLRALIRRAKELLARLGLDADRVLASYQHELSGGMRQRVGIMFALVLDARIVILDEATTALDMLSQASVLEIVRELHAERGLTTILITHDMGVVADLADRVAVMYGGEIVEQGATEDLLGDPQHPYTKGLIGAIPRITGDIDLAVPLQGSPPDAKTYLQPGCLFANRCPMVMEQCRKERPVSRRLVSGRDVSCFRVSDDD; from the coding sequence ATGAGCGCACGAGTTGAAAGTCTTCCCACATCACAGGTCGCTGTCGCTGTCAGAGGCCTGAACGTGGTGTACTCCACGAACGCGGGGGAGATACCTGCTGTCAACAACGTCAATATCGATATTTTGGCCGGGAAGATTACTGGCATTATTGGAGAATCTGGCTCTGGTAAGTCGACCTTGATGATGGGTATCATGAACGCCATCAATAAGCCTGGCCGGATTACGGCAGGTTCCGTCATGGTTGATGGGGTTGGAGACATGTTGAAGCTCGATAAGGAGCACCAGAGAAGGGCTCGCGGGAAAGACCTCGGATTCGTTTTTCAGGCTGCACAAAACTCGTTGAATCCGCTGCGGAGGATAGGCAATCAGGTACTCGACCTCGGGCGGTCCCACAACGTCAAAGACCTCCGTGCCCTCATTCGGCGAGCGAAGGAACTTTTGGCGAGACTCGGCCTTGACGCGGATAGGGTACTTGCGTCTTATCAGCATGAGCTGTCAGGCGGCATGCGTCAGCGCGTTGGAATTATGTTTGCCCTCGTGCTTGATGCCCGCATTGTCATTCTGGACGAAGCAACGACAGCGCTCGATATGTTGTCACAAGCTTCCGTCTTAGAGATTGTTCGCGAGTTACACGCGGAGCGGGGACTTACCACAATCCTCATCACCCACGACATGGGTGTGGTGGCGGACCTAGCCGACCGTGTTGCAGTCATGTACGGCGGCGAGATTGTCGAACAGGGTGCTACTGAAGACCTGCTCGGCGACCCGCAGCATCCGTACACGAAAGGACTTATTGGAGCCATTCCACGCATCACGGGAGACATTGATTTAGCGGTGCCCCTGCAAGGAAGCCCACCTGATGCCAAGACGTATCTGCAACCAGGATGTCTGTTTGCAAACAGGTGCCCTATGGTCATGGAACAGTGTCGCAAGGAACGTCCGGTGAGTCGGCGGCTGGTCTCGGGCCGAGATGTCTCATGTTTCAGGGTGAGTGACGATGATTGA
- a CDS encoding CocE/NonD family hydrolase, translating to MEQKVRTYWGIRIPMRDGIKVVADVYLPEGTMLVSAVGVPRAEAGQMPVQPAKTTSAEHDRTEAPTNPVPAIVVRTPYGRNTDANINQGRYFAAHGYALIVVDVRGRGDSEGSFEPYRGEGIDGYDTIEWVAAQPWCSGQVGTLGGSYLGRVQWLTALYKPPHLKAMIPIVSPSDPFVEWPTGTPDPMHVCWQFLTSDRMPQNINQVNWDEVYTHLPLITMDEACGRDMPLWRELFDHPSLDAWWKEICYQNRFDEIDLPVMHISGWYDDEQIGTPRNYAGMTQFAPSEEARRAGRLIMGPWGHNVNASTKVGTLDFGANALIDLRGRQLAFFDRWLKGEENGIDEEAPVSIFVMGRNQWRQESEWPLARTQYTAMYLHSNGHANSRFGDGSLSFTQPGHESTDEYYYDPAHPVPFLTEPTSSQIGGPDDYSAVHRRDDVLVYTSEPLPEELEVTGPVKVQLYAATSAPDTDFMAQLHDIWPNGYAQRLCDGMVRVRFRKGMEEPELVEPGTAVRYEIDCWNTSHVFMPGHRIAVHITSSAFPKYDRNQNTDEPLGLTARLETALQTIFHDAEHPSTIILPVIPL from the coding sequence ATGGAACAAAAGGTGAGAACCTATTGGGGGATTCGCATTCCCATGCGCGACGGCATCAAGGTGGTTGCGGACGTGTATCTCCCAGAGGGAACGATGTTGGTCTCCGCTGTCGGAGTGCCCCGAGCTGAAGCGGGCCAAATGCCCGTTCAACCTGCGAAAACGACGTCGGCTGAACATGATAGGACTGAGGCGCCAACAAATCCGGTGCCTGCGATTGTTGTGAGAACCCCTTACGGCAGGAACACGGACGCCAACATCAACCAGGGCCGCTACTTCGCAGCGCACGGCTATGCACTGATTGTGGTCGATGTGCGTGGACGAGGGGATAGTGAAGGGTCGTTTGAACCCTATCGCGGTGAAGGAATAGACGGTTATGACACAATTGAGTGGGTTGCGGCGCAGCCCTGGTGCAGCGGGCAAGTCGGAACCCTCGGCGGCAGCTACCTTGGACGGGTTCAATGGTTAACTGCGCTTTACAAGCCACCTCACTTGAAAGCGATGATTCCCATTGTCTCGCCGTCCGATCCGTTTGTTGAATGGCCGACGGGAACACCCGACCCCATGCACGTATGCTGGCAGTTTCTGACCTCAGACAGGATGCCGCAAAACATCAACCAGGTCAACTGGGACGAGGTGTATACGCATCTTCCGCTGATTACGATGGATGAGGCTTGTGGCAGAGACATGCCGCTTTGGCGGGAGTTGTTTGACCACCCTTCTTTGGACGCCTGGTGGAAAGAGATATGCTATCAAAACCGATTTGACGAAATTGACCTTCCCGTCATGCATATTTCCGGATGGTATGACGACGAACAAATTGGAACACCGCGAAATTACGCAGGTATGACACAATTTGCACCGAGCGAGGAAGCCAGACGCGCAGGCAGGCTCATTATGGGGCCGTGGGGACACAACGTGAATGCCTCTACCAAAGTCGGCACGCTCGATTTTGGCGCAAATGCACTTATCGACCTTCGTGGACGACAACTCGCCTTTTTCGACCGCTGGTTGAAGGGAGAAGAAAACGGAATTGACGAGGAAGCACCCGTATCCATCTTCGTCATGGGCCGCAACCAGTGGCGGCAGGAGAGCGAATGGCCGCTCGCGCGCACCCAGTACACAGCGATGTACCTGCACAGCAATGGTCATGCAAACAGTCGGTTTGGAGACGGAAGCCTGTCGTTCACTCAACCTGGGCACGAATCTACAGACGAATACTACTATGACCCTGCTCATCCCGTTCCGTTTCTGACGGAACCTACATCTTCACAAATCGGTGGGCCCGACGATTACAGTGCCGTACATCGTCGCGACGATGTACTTGTCTACACCAGTGAGCCGTTGCCAGAGGAATTGGAAGTAACCGGCCCTGTTAAAGTTCAGCTCTATGCTGCAACCTCTGCTCCGGACACCGATTTTATGGCCCAATTACACGATATCTGGCCAAACGGTTACGCGCAGCGACTGTGTGACGGGATGGTTCGCGTACGTTTTCGAAAGGGCATGGAAGAGCCGGAGTTGGTAGAACCGGGTACCGCCGTGCGCTATGAAATCGACTGCTGGAACACGTCTCATGTGTTTATGCCCGGGCATCGCATTGCTGTCCACATCACTTCGAGTGCCTTTCCCAAGTATGACCGGAACCAAAATACGGACGAACCTCTTGGGCTCACGGCACGGCTGGAGACAGCGTTGCAAACTATTTTTCATGACGCTGAGCACCCATCTACCATCATCTTGCCAGTGATACCTCTTTAA
- a CDS encoding SH3 domain-containing protein: MSENNAENLRSPLVRGEGFGDGLSDGLGDGLMETHVLPNVTLAMLSPDYWVSDARCTKDESANRPVFQQHIREHATSMTTLVDVWQSLGQASEGNGTETAISPASDIEYRLGVRAQVPPVPPLPNGDEVLYNADGQPFTDGFWDALKAKIENAHPVDEATGLTRADSFIPVQPGFSVTRANVRRFPLAKPGFRLATDREFDRFQDTALHTFEPVLIALQTVDKRWYYVISETYDGWVSADDIARATTAEFVKWSAITKHSEGPGFLVPLASNVYTQVAPYDEAVSGKRLEFGAYLPLCEDQHGMGNQSIAGNFSIYLPVRNSDGWLEVKQALVPRLASFSVGFRAYTRRAVVESAFALLGERYGWGDRCGNHDCSSLIMDSYRTLGIQLPRDAHHQEEALPNLLPIPKEASFAERTELLKSLSPGDPLYMPGHTMMYLGYRAGHHYVIHDFAGYSEPDGESLRSVPVNEVMVSTLDIQLTSGKTYLEALTSAASLFAD, encoded by the coding sequence GTGAGTGAAAACAACGCGGAGAACCTGCGGAGTCCTCTTGTTCGCGGTGAAGGATTCGGTGATGGATTGAGTGATGGATTGGGTGATGGATTGATGGAGACCCACGTTCTGCCAAATGTGACATTGGCGATGCTTTCGCCAGATTACTGGGTCTCTGATGCCCGTTGCACAAAAGACGAGTCTGCGAATCGTCCAGTGTTTCAGCAGCACATACGTGAACACGCGACTTCTATGACCACGCTTGTGGACGTGTGGCAAAGTTTGGGCCAGGCGTCCGAAGGGAATGGAACTGAGACCGCTATCAGCCCTGCTTCCGACATCGAGTACCGACTGGGCGTACGAGCTCAAGTGCCCCCCGTTCCACCGCTGCCAAACGGTGATGAGGTCTTGTACAACGCAGATGGCCAACCATTTACGGATGGATTTTGGGATGCCCTGAAAGCGAAAATCGAGAACGCCCATCCCGTCGACGAGGCAACGGGCTTGACCAGAGCGGATTCGTTCATCCCGGTGCAACCTGGTTTTTCTGTAACGCGCGCCAATGTGCGCCGTTTCCCACTGGCAAAGCCAGGGTTTCGCTTGGCAACGGATAGGGAGTTTGACCGTTTCCAAGACACCGCCCTGCACACGTTTGAGCCGGTCTTGATTGCACTGCAGACGGTCGACAAGCGGTGGTATTACGTTATCTCCGAGACATATGACGGCTGGGTGTCTGCAGATGACATCGCACGCGCGACAACAGCAGAGTTCGTGAAGTGGTCCGCCATCACAAAGCACAGCGAAGGGCCAGGATTCCTTGTCCCACTCGCAAGCAACGTTTACACCCAGGTTGCTCCGTACGATGAGGCCGTATCAGGCAAACGCCTTGAATTTGGTGCGTACTTGCCGCTTTGCGAAGACCAGCACGGGATGGGAAACCAAAGCATCGCCGGAAACTTCTCCATCTACCTGCCGGTTAGAAACAGTGATGGGTGGCTTGAGGTCAAGCAGGCCCTCGTGCCCCGACTGGCTTCTTTCTCGGTCGGTTTTCGTGCATACACAAGACGGGCCGTGGTTGAATCTGCATTTGCTCTCCTTGGCGAACGTTATGGATGGGGCGACAGGTGTGGCAATCATGATTGTTCAAGTCTCATCATGGACAGCTACCGGACGCTCGGCATTCAATTGCCAAGGGACGCTCATCACCAAGAGGAAGCCCTGCCAAATCTGTTGCCGATTCCAAAGGAGGCTTCCTTCGCCGAGCGGACAGAGCTCCTAAAATCCCTCTCTCCCGGCGATCCGCTGTACATGCCCGGCCACACCATGATGTACCTCGGCTATCGCGCCGGGCATCACTACGTGATTCACGATTTTGCTGGATATTCGGAGCCAGACGGGGAGTCCCTTAGGTCTGTCCCCGTGAACGAAGTCATGGTCTCAACACTAGACATCCAGCTGACAAGCGGCAAAACATATTTAGAAGCCCTGACCAGCGCTGCATCCCTATTTGCCGATTGA
- a CDS encoding ABC transporter ATP-binding protein, which translates to MIEVKDLQKTYVARGQTDTVVQALRGVSFQIPNGGALSFIGESGCGKTTVGRILTGLEAPTRGTILWNGQDVYQMRAKDRREVFRKVQLIHQDPYQALNPARTIEQALVDPLKVMAKQKGRDGLWIQSRVEELLILVGLDPTTVMYKYPHMLSGGQRQRVVIARALTVEPEVLVADEAVSMIDVSLRLGILKLLRDLRENLSISLLFITHDVAAARYVGTNGEIYVIYRGLVAEKATTDDIILRPQHPYTQALLSAVPVLKGIEAPGEDRFIPLKQLDQNEQTDAGCLFASRCPFAKDICKTERPLLKGQEHDYACHFPVERHVVATQVEA; encoded by the coding sequence ATGATTGAAGTAAAAGACCTGCAAAAAACATACGTTGCCCGTGGACAGACCGACACTGTCGTTCAAGCCCTTCGCGGCGTGAGTTTTCAGATTCCAAACGGCGGTGCTCTGTCGTTTATCGGGGAATCCGGATGCGGCAAGACGACCGTCGGGCGAATTTTAACGGGACTTGAGGCTCCGACGCGAGGCACGATTCTTTGGAATGGTCAAGACGTGTACCAAATGAGGGCAAAAGACCGAAGAGAGGTCTTTCGTAAAGTTCAACTGATTCATCAAGACCCGTATCAAGCACTAAACCCGGCTCGCACGATTGAACAGGCTCTGGTTGACCCTTTAAAGGTGATGGCGAAGCAAAAGGGTCGTGATGGTCTATGGATACAAAGTCGTGTTGAGGAACTTCTCATTTTAGTCGGACTGGACCCGACCACGGTCATGTACAAATATCCGCACATGTTATCTGGAGGTCAAAGGCAGCGCGTTGTCATCGCAAGGGCGCTGACCGTCGAGCCTGAAGTCCTGGTGGCGGACGAGGCTGTATCCATGATTGATGTCTCACTGCGACTCGGGATTCTGAAGTTGCTTAGGGATTTACGTGAGAACTTGAGCATTTCTCTGCTGTTCATCACTCATGACGTGGCAGCAGCCCGTTATGTCGGAACAAACGGTGAGATTTACGTGATTTACAGGGGTCTTGTGGCAGAAAAGGCGACCACTGATGACATCATCCTGCGCCCACAGCATCCCTATACACAGGCACTGCTGAGCGCCGTGCCGGTATTGAAGGGGATTGAGGCACCGGGTGAGGACAGGTTTATCCCCCTCAAACAATTGGACCAAAATGAGCAGACAGATGCTGGCTGTCTGTTTGCGTCCCGATGCCCTTTCGCCAAGGACATCTGTAAAACAGAGCGGCCGCTTTTGAAAGGGCAAGAACACGATTACGCGTGCCACTTCCCAGTCGAGCGCCATGTCGTCGCAACGCAGGTAGAGGCCTAG
- a CDS encoding ABC transporter permease translates to MQTNTLNSTPSAPKNHRHVGRISFWRTAWRSTVRKPGRLIGLLIIIVFVLMAILGPVLYPKNLPINPNAIYATPSWTHPLGTDFEGTDNLALVVQGARYVLLAAAFGALFTVVFGTVLGLVSGYFLGKTDAVIMRITDLFLTVPTFPLLVVLATVWNFGSPLAMGFVLGITGWGGLARAVRSQTLSLRERGFIESARSLGLSPWHILFREILPNVGSYIAMNLLLGITGSIYAEVGLFFLGVLPFHVNNWGVMLNLAVFSGGAMQSAQALPYLLSPLIALLLLTLGIVLFLDAVDEMFNPRLKEV, encoded by the coding sequence ATGCAGACGAATACTTTGAACTCTACCCCGTCCGCGCCGAAAAACCATCGTCATGTCGGCCGCATCTCTTTTTGGCGCACCGCGTGGCGTTCTACTGTCCGAAAGCCCGGCCGTCTGATTGGCCTGTTGATTATTATTGTGTTTGTCTTAATGGCTATCCTTGGTCCAGTGTTGTACCCGAAGAATCTTCCCATCAATCCGAATGCGATTTATGCAACTCCAAGTTGGACACACCCCTTAGGTACCGACTTTGAAGGCACTGACAACCTTGCTCTCGTTGTTCAGGGAGCTCGCTATGTCCTTTTGGCCGCAGCCTTTGGTGCATTATTCACTGTTGTCTTCGGCACGGTATTAGGTCTCGTTTCGGGATACTTTCTCGGTAAAACGGATGCCGTCATTATGCGAATTACAGACCTCTTTCTGACCGTCCCGACCTTTCCTTTGCTGGTTGTGCTTGCGACTGTGTGGAACTTTGGGAGCCCCTTGGCAATGGGTTTTGTTCTCGGTATTACCGGTTGGGGCGGCCTGGCCCGGGCTGTTCGGTCCCAGACACTGTCCCTACGCGAACGTGGATTTATTGAGTCTGCTCGGAGCTTGGGTTTGTCTCCTTGGCACATTCTCTTTCGAGAAATATTGCCGAATGTGGGTTCGTATATCGCGATGAACCTGTTGCTCGGTATCACAGGCAGCATATACGCAGAGGTGGGTCTGTTTTTCCTTGGTGTGCTTCCCTTCCACGTGAACAATTGGGGGGTTATGTTGAACCTCGCTGTGTTCTCAGGTGGTGCCATGCAGAGTGCGCAGGCGTTGCCTTACCTGCTGTCCCCGCTCATCGCATTGTTGCTTTTGACGCTCGGAATTGTACTCTTCCTCGATGCAGTTGATGAGATGTTTAACCCGCGGTTAAAGGAGGTTTAG
- a CDS encoding ABC transporter permease, with translation MNRVLIRLAQKVIAGIIMVLVVASLTFFLVRLMPGDPVAAEYDKLVMNGMSPTQAMSQVRVMYGFIPHEPLWQQYLHYLGGLLHFNLGQSISYEGVPVLHIILAGAPWTLVLVFTGLLVSFIIGVLAGVIAAVKRSSPVGSILSVTGSLLHGIPQFVMGLLLAYLFATVWAIFPFGSPYNAEYTPGLNWPFISSIIRHAILPVATYALSSYGGWLLTMKSSVITVLGDDFILASEVRGIKPRIRTGYIAHNAILPLFTILTLSIGFMFGGSVFIEQIFDYPGLGQLLVTSIGVRDYPLMSGAFLLITVGVIIANIVTDLLYSVIDPRIRR, from the coding sequence ATGAACCGAGTGCTCATCAGACTTGCCCAAAAGGTGATTGCGGGTATCATCATGGTGCTTGTCGTGGCATCTCTGACGTTTTTTCTCGTCCGTTTGATGCCGGGCGATCCGGTGGCCGCAGAGTACGACAAGCTGGTCATGAATGGTATGAGCCCGACGCAGGCGATGTCTCAGGTTCGAGTGATGTACGGATTCATTCCGCATGAACCGTTGTGGCAACAGTATCTACACTACCTCGGAGGTCTACTGCATTTTAACCTTGGTCAGTCCATTTCCTACGAAGGGGTACCCGTGCTGCACATCATCCTGGCCGGGGCCCCCTGGACCCTCGTTTTGGTTTTCACAGGGTTGCTGGTCAGTTTTATCATCGGCGTTCTGGCTGGGGTAATCGCTGCAGTCAAACGTTCATCTCCAGTTGGCAGCATTCTGTCCGTGACCGGGTCGTTGCTTCACGGGATTCCACAGTTTGTCATGGGCCTCTTGCTGGCGTATCTTTTCGCAACGGTGTGGGCCATCTTTCCGTTTGGCTCACCGTACAACGCAGAATACACTCCTGGGCTCAATTGGCCGTTCATTTCGTCCATCATTCGGCACGCAATATTGCCTGTTGCCACATATGCGCTCTCTAGTTACGGCGGCTGGTTGCTGACAATGAAGTCGAGTGTCATCACGGTGCTCGGGGATGATTTTATCTTGGCTTCAGAAGTACGTGGTATCAAACCGCGCATTCGAACCGGGTATATTGCACATAACGCGATTCTGCCGCTGTTTACGATTTTAACGCTGTCGATTGGTTTCATGTTTGGTGGGTCCGTGTTTATTGAACAGATTTTTGACTATCCTGGGCTCGGTCAATTGCTGGTTACTTCGATTGGAGTCCGTGATTATCCGCTGATGAGCGGGGCATTTCTCTTAATCACCGTCGGGGTCATTATCGCCAACATCGTGACAGACCTGCTCTATTCTGTCATTGACCCGCGGATTCGGAGGTGA
- a CDS encoding dipeptide epimerase, which produces MSRILKTAVWTVELPLSTPFHTSLRSAYSVQDIRVVMETDDGVRGFGSASPTAKITGETRQSIETALSEFVLPALLTVDIDDETAAFEAIQKSVVQNNAAKAAVDIALYDIYAKKRGLSLAHHLNHGRLGAVETDATVSLGTPEAMEKQALTLADAGFRFLKIKLGGRDGQDAVRVERIRQALGPDMPLRVDANQAWSVKESINYIEKLARSNVEFVEQPVYMKDLLGLREVTSHSPIPIAADESVFDVYDLRHVLHLGAAHIINLKLMKTGGLYPAIKMVQEIERAGLDWMVGSMMEGPASVTAAATLAEAFGSRYKDLDAAYFLAEQQSTGGPRYEHGELQFSDRVGLGVVFDEQGGSLSE; this is translated from the coding sequence ATGTCCCGCATTCTAAAGACAGCCGTCTGGACTGTTGAACTACCGCTCTCCACACCATTTCACACGTCCCTTCGTTCGGCCTATTCAGTACAGGACATTCGCGTTGTTATGGAAACAGATGACGGAGTTCGCGGATTTGGTTCCGCTTCTCCGACAGCAAAAATCACCGGAGAGACACGGCAATCGATTGAGACTGCACTGTCAGAGTTCGTATTACCGGCACTTCTAACCGTCGATATCGACGATGAAACTGCGGCTTTTGAGGCCATTCAAAAATCTGTAGTACAGAACAACGCCGCAAAAGCTGCTGTCGACATCGCCCTCTACGACATCTATGCGAAAAAGCGAGGTCTGTCTCTGGCTCATCATCTTAATCACGGTCGGCTTGGCGCCGTCGAAACGGACGCTACGGTCAGTCTCGGCACGCCGGAGGCCATGGAGAAACAAGCCCTGACCCTCGCAGACGCGGGGTTCCGATTCCTCAAAATTAAACTTGGTGGCCGAGATGGACAAGATGCGGTGCGCGTAGAGCGAATTCGCCAAGCACTTGGACCAGACATGCCGCTTCGGGTTGACGCCAATCAAGCGTGGAGTGTCAAAGAGAGCATCAACTATATCGAGAAATTGGCCCGGTCCAATGTAGAGTTCGTGGAACAGCCAGTCTACATGAAAGACCTGCTCGGTCTTCGCGAGGTCACGTCACACAGCCCCATTCCCATTGCCGCTGATGAAAGCGTGTTCGACGTTTACGATTTGCGCCACGTGCTCCATTTGGGAGCAGCACACATCATCAACTTGAAACTGATGAAAACCGGTGGGCTATATCCCGCCATTAAGATGGTGCAGGAGATAGAGCGGGCCGGGCTGGACTGGATGGTTGGAAGCATGATGGAAGGCCCTGCTTCTGTCACCGCCGCCGCTACACTCGCAGAGGCGTTTGGCAGCCGCTACAAAGACCTTGATGCAGCCTACTTTCTTGCAGAGCAGCAGTCAACAGGCGGACCTCGCTACGAACACGGCGAACTCCAGTTCTCAGACCGAGTGGGCCTTGGAGTGGTATTCGACGAACAAGGAGGGAGTCTGAGTGAGTGA